A section of the Schistosoma haematobium chromosome ZW, whole genome shotgun sequence genome encodes:
- the EFR3A_1 gene encoding membrane anchoring protein efr3a, variant 2 (EggNog:ENOG410VAGJ~COG:B) — MVNYHPEYGDRPKPLIMVLLQTMLTVATQYKTVAISNALNSDFLNLLLRGVAIDPDPVIRIIVQKILHTLIDRHGNTEQLLTVRIYGENGLSNYFILEKPERQDILFMKKTGVLFIENIYHQLLDPSNKVDNLEYLSCTVGLVALEMGAEQVITELFRLILAVQTKIIDENTYMPLTHRCALHALLASTITLLVQLINLQSLSEHIYTVIQRRRDIAPWLLPSVAFNRTNTVDSYPTEFEINDDLLFSSDKITESLVNAGYDTTVLSIPYNPIYLRLYDGKSPDPLIDGTNYPRVSGNEHFTNQSVCYGTVDDKNSSIVNSAPGARMNSTCLDGTMLCRESSLVESGTCFAQSGSSFSLTDSLYSVADSTNV; from the exons TTATCATCCAGAGTATGGTGATCGTCCGAAACCGTTAATTATGGTCCTATTACAAACTATGCTAACTGTCGCCACACAATATAAAACAGTTGCTATATCGAACGCATTGAATTCGGACTTTCTAAATCTTTTATTACGTGGTGTCGCTATTGATCCAGATCCCGTCATACGAATAATTGTACAAAAAATACTACATACTTTAATTGATCGACATGGGAATACAGAACAGTTGTTGACTGTTCG TATTTACGGTGAGAATGGATTAAGCAATTATTTCATTTTGGAGAAGCCAGAAAGACAAGATATTTTATTCATGAAAAAG ACTGGTGTGTTATTCATTGAAAATATCTATCATCAGTTATTAGATCCTAGTAACAAAGTAGACAATTTAGAATATCTGTCATGCACTGTTGGGTTGGTTGCATTAGAAATGGGTGCAGAACAG GTTATTACAGAATTGTTTCGTTTAATCTTGGCAGTTCAAACAAAAATCATTGATGAAAATACTTATATGCCGTTAACACATCGCTGTGCTTTACATGCATTATTAGCTAGTACAATAACACTACTTGTTCAGTTGATTAATCTTCAATCACTTAGTGAACATATTTATACT GTTATTCAACGTCGAAGAGACATAGCACCGTGGTTACTGCCTTCTGTTGCATTTAATCGAACAAATACTGTGGATAG TTATCCAactgaatttgaaataaatgatgatCTATTGTTTTCATCAGATAAAATAACTGAATCACTAGTAAATGCTGGTTATGATACTACAGTTTTGTCAATTCCTTATAACCCGATTTATTTACGATTATATGATGGCAAATCTCCTGATCCACTTATCGATGGTACCAATTATCCACGTGTAAGCGGTAATGAACATTTTACTAATCAATCAGTGTGTTATGGTACTGTTGATGATAAAAATTCCAGTATTGTGAACTCGGCTCCTGGTGCACGTATGAATTCAACATGTTTAGATGGAACAATGCTATGTCGTGAAAGCAGTC TTGTAGAAAGCGGTACATGCTTTGCTCAATCTGGAAGTAGTTTTTCGCTAACTGATAGCCTTTATTCAGTAGCAGATTCAACTAAT GTTTAA
- the EFR3A_1 gene encoding membrane anchoring protein efr3a (EggNog:ENOG410VAGJ~COG:B), with the protein MVNYHPEYGDRPKPLIMVLLQTMLTVATQYKTVAISNALNSDFLNLLLRGVAIDPDPVIRIIVQKILHTLIDRHGNTEQLLTVRIYGENGLSNYFILEKPERQDILFMKKTGVLFIENIYHQLLDPSNKVDNLEYLSCTVGLVALEMGAEQVITELFRLILAVQTKIIDENTYMPLTHRCALHALLASTITLLVQLINLQSLSEHIYTVIQRRRDIAPWLLPSVAFNRTNTVDSYPTEFEINDDLLFSSDKITESLVNAGYDTTVLSIPYNPIYLRLYDGKSPDPLIDGTNYPRVSGNEHFTNQSVCYGTVDDKNSSIVNSAPGARMNSTCLDGTMLCRESSRKYLLLLVDEEFIVSIC; encoded by the exons TTATCATCCAGAGTATGGTGATCGTCCGAAACCGTTAATTATGGTCCTATTACAAACTATGCTAACTGTCGCCACACAATATAAAACAGTTGCTATATCGAACGCATTGAATTCGGACTTTCTAAATCTTTTATTACGTGGTGTCGCTATTGATCCAGATCCCGTCATACGAATAATTGTACAAAAAATACTACATACTTTAATTGATCGACATGGGAATACAGAACAGTTGTTGACTGTTCG TATTTACGGTGAGAATGGATTAAGCAATTATTTCATTTTGGAGAAGCCAGAAAGACAAGATATTTTATTCATGAAAAAG ACTGGTGTGTTATTCATTGAAAATATCTATCATCAGTTATTAGATCCTAGTAACAAAGTAGACAATTTAGAATATCTGTCATGCACTGTTGGGTTGGTTGCATTAGAAATGGGTGCAGAACAG GTTATTACAGAATTGTTTCGTTTAATCTTGGCAGTTCAAACAAAAATCATTGATGAAAATACTTATATGCCGTTAACACATCGCTGTGCTTTACATGCATTATTAGCTAGTACAATAACACTACTTGTTCAGTTGATTAATCTTCAATCACTTAGTGAACATATTTATACT GTTATTCAACGTCGAAGAGACATAGCACCGTGGTTACTGCCTTCTGTTGCATTTAATCGAACAAATACTGTGGATAG TTATCCAactgaatttgaaataaatgatgatCTATTGTTTTCATCAGATAAAATAACTGAATCACTAGTAAATGCTGGTTATGATACTACAGTTTTGTCAATTCCTTATAACCCGATTTATTTACGATTATATGATGGCAAATCTCCTGATCCACTTATCGATGGTACCAATTATCCACGTGTAAGCGGTAATGAACATTTTACTAATCAATCAGTGTGTTATGGTACTGTTGATGATAAAAATTCCAGTATTGTGAACTCGGCTCCTGGTGCACGTATGAATTCAACATGTTTAGATGGAACAATGCTATGTCGTGAAAGCAGTCgtaagtatttattattattggttgatGAAGAATTCATAGTATCTATTTGTTAA